From Aquificota bacterium, one genomic window encodes:
- a CDS encoding GspE/PulE family protein: MDILRTYRLVPLEEGEGYIKLLVPKGFDPLVLEEVRFSLGKEVIPVYVSEEEFSQRLQEVLAQEEPLVEVEGAEESEVRDILYEEETSPAVSFVNQTLIKAINLGASDIHIEPYEGQSFVRLRLDGILHNYTQIPLSLHEQVVSRIKVLANLNVAEKRIPQDGKIAVKVGKRHLDIRVSVVPTVFGERVVLRLLEKGGKILRLEDLGLWEEDLLKLKRLSQKPYGIVLATGPTGSGKSTTLYAIIMEIKSPKKNIITIEDPPEYQIEGVSQIQVNPKVGLTFATGLRAILRQDPDVIMVGEIRDSETAEIAVQSALTGHLVLSTLHTNDAPSAITRLFDLGIEPFLIASALEGVIAQRLVRKICPHCKEEYRPSKEELKELGLSGDHTFYRGRGCEQCMGTGYRGRTGIFEVLEVDEEIKKLIVKTQSATDIRNFARARGFKSMLEDGIRKVLSGITTPEEVLRAVKAEEG, translated from the coding sequence GTCCGAAGAGGAGTTTTCTCAAAGGCTTCAAGAGGTTTTGGCCCAAGAGGAACCCCTTGTGGAGGTGGAAGGTGCGGAGGAATCTGAAGTAAGGGATATACTCTACGAGGAGGAGACAAGCCCAGCGGTAAGCTTTGTAAACCAGACCCTTATAAAGGCCATAAACCTTGGAGCATCAGATATACATATAGAACCTTATGAAGGCCAATCCTTTGTAAGGCTCAGGCTTGACGGTATACTACACAACTATACCCAAATTCCTCTCTCCCTTCATGAGCAGGTGGTGTCTCGCATAAAGGTTTTGGCAAACTTAAACGTGGCAGAGAAGAGAATTCCACAGGATGGGAAGATAGCGGTAAAGGTAGGCAAAAGGCACTTGGATATAAGGGTTTCGGTGGTACCCACCGTCTTTGGTGAGAGGGTGGTGTTAAGGCTTTTGGAAAAGGGTGGGAAGATACTAAGGTTGGAGGACCTTGGCCTCTGGGAGGAGGACCTTTTGAAGCTAAAAAGGCTTTCTCAAAAGCCCTACGGCATTGTGCTTGCCACAGGGCCCACAGGCTCGGGGAAAAGCACCACCCTTTACGCCATCATAATGGAAATAAAAAGCCCAAAGAAGAACATAATCACCATAGAGGACCCACCAGAATACCAGATAGAGGGTGTGAGCCAGATACAGGTGAACCCAAAGGTGGGCCTCACCTTTGCCACAGGCCTAAGGGCCATACTAAGGCAGGATCCAGATGTGATAATGGTGGGGGAGATTAGAGATTCGGAGACGGCAGAGATAGCAGTCCAGTCAGCTCTTACTGGCCACTTGGTCCTCTCCACCCTTCATACCAACGATGCACCCTCCGCCATCACAAGGCTCTTTGACCTTGGCATAGAGCCCTTTTTGATAGCCAGCGCCTTGGAGGGTGTAATAGCCCAAAGGCTGGTAAGGAAGATATGCCCACACTGTAAGGAAGAGTATAGGCCTTCAAAGGAGGAGCTAAAGGAGCTTGGCCTATCTGGTGACCATACCTTCTACAGGGGAAGGGGCTGTGAGCAGTGTATGGGGACAGGCTACAGGGGAAGGACGGGCATATTTGAGGTGCTGGAGGTGGATGAGGAGATAAAAAAGCTAATAGTGAAAACCCAGTCTGCCACAGACATAAGGAACTTTGCAAGGGCAAGGGGCTTCAAAAGCATGCTGGAGGATGGCATAAGAAAAGTCCTCTCTGGCATAACAACGCCGGAAGAAGTCCTAAGGGCTGTAAAAGCGGAGGAAGGATGA
- a CDS encoding cell division FtsA domain-containing protein, translating into MIKKVVSAKEGEKRLSVEYNPITKSWQVSKRSGRLICVVPSHKSLIKVEGKRRIEDLRAYVKERFPESRYDIKLLEDRAYIALCRDCSECENIELEPFALARLFSLYEKEGFVIDFGKSKTVFVEVEGGLLRSLRVVMRGGDYLTQRVMEKRNIGFEEAEKLKRSEGLNLEEVREGLLEILELSGYSFEEKTLLLTGGGSRLRGLREAFKRIIDLRACEPEYAVCLGACLREVLKNPYPDFTRKELSKQYIKRIAYTGASMGLLFFLSLLAMDRIYSAEKLRELQRSEFKRLFPKEPIVSLYDQVRAKVSTGEEYRLTKALLKVQDNLRPGMRIYTFEYAEGRFIIKGEAERSLLEGIRPYAIKETTTGKVEFEIRWP; encoded by the coding sequence ATGATAAAAAAGGTGGTGAGCGCCAAAGAGGGTGAGAAAAGGCTATCTGTGGAGTACAACCCTATTACAAAAAGCTGGCAGGTCTCCAAAAGGTCTGGAAGACTCATATGCGTGGTGCCTTCGCACAAGAGCCTCATAAAGGTGGAAGGAAAGAGAAGGATAGAAGACCTTAGGGCCTATGTGAAGGAGAGGTTTCCAGAGAGCAGATATGATATTAAGCTTTTGGAGGATAGGGCTTACATAGCCTTGTGCAGAGATTGCTCTGAGTGTGAGAATATAGAGCTGGAGCCCTTTGCGCTGGCAAGGCTCTTCAGTCTTTATGAAAAGGAGGGCTTTGTCATAGACTTTGGAAAAAGCAAGACGGTCTTTGTGGAGGTGGAAGGGGGGCTTTTGAGGTCCCTTAGGGTGGTTATGAGGGGAGGGGACTACCTTACGCAAAGGGTAATGGAAAAGAGGAACATAGGCTTTGAAGAGGCGGAGAAGCTAAAGAGGTCCGAGGGCTTAAATCTGGAGGAAGTAAGGGAAGGCCTTTTGGAAATTTTGGAGCTTTCTGGCTACTCTTTTGAAGAAAAAACTCTTCTCCTTACCGGCGGTGGCTCAAGGCTAAGGGGCCTGAGGGAGGCCTTTAAAAGGATTATAGACCTTAGAGCTTGTGAGCCCGAGTATGCGGTGTGTCTTGGTGCATGCCTGAGGGAAGTATTAAAAAACCCTTATCCAGACTTTACAAGGAAGGAACTTAGCAAACAATATATAAAAAGGATAGCTTATACCGGTGCCAGCATGGGGCTTCTTTTCTTTCTTAGCCTCCTTGCTATGGATAGAATTTACTCGGCAGAAAAACTAAGAGAACTTCAGAGGTCTGAGTTTAAAAGGCTCTTTCCAAAGGAGCCCATAGTGTCCCTTTATGATCAAGTGAGGGCAAAGGTCTCTACAGGAGAAGAATACAGGCTCACAAAGGCATTGCTAAAAGTCCAAGATAACTTAAGGCCCGGCATGAGGATATACACCTTTGAGTATGCAGAAGGAAGGTTCATCATAAAAGGTGAGGCGGAAAGGAGCCTTCTTGAGGGCATAAGGCCCTATGCTATAAAGGAGACCACAACGGGCAAGGTGGAGTTTGAGATAAGATGGCCATGA